The Pseudarthrobacter sp. NS4 genome includes a window with the following:
- a CDS encoding alpha/beta fold hydrolase — protein MALSGGLDVESGGLQGKLYASVQPAEAGARPTYVLLHGIGVSHRYLARLHCELANEADVYSFDLPGFGKSSTPGRQLQVEEFAAFVGDVLAQAGVSNYVPIGHSMGTQFAVELALQQPELVAAAVLMGPVVETGRKSVTRQALALTRDAMFSESLSSNATVFSDYFRAGPRWYLTELPVMMEYPLEERLAGVSQPVLVLRGTRDPIARRPWCENLAAVAGQGTMAEILGQGHVFQHTAPQVAAQAISGWVRAVNGFDVTA, from the coding sequence ATGGCATTATCTGGTGGCCTGGACGTGGAGTCCGGCGGTTTGCAGGGAAAGCTTTACGCCTCCGTCCAGCCGGCGGAGGCCGGAGCGCGGCCAACTTATGTGCTGCTGCACGGCATCGGGGTCTCCCACCGCTACCTTGCCCGGCTGCACTGTGAACTGGCAAATGAAGCGGACGTCTACTCCTTCGACCTGCCCGGTTTTGGGAAGTCGTCCACCCCCGGGCGGCAGTTGCAGGTTGAGGAATTCGCGGCGTTTGTGGGGGACGTCCTGGCGCAGGCCGGAGTTTCCAATTACGTACCCATAGGCCATTCGATGGGCACCCAGTTCGCGGTGGAACTGGCACTGCAGCAGCCGGAGCTGGTTGCCGCTGCAGTCCTGATGGGCCCGGTGGTGGAGACCGGCCGGAAGTCGGTAACCCGGCAGGCGCTGGCGCTGACCAGGGACGCAATGTTCAGCGAGTCCCTGTCCTCCAACGCCACCGTATTCAGCGACTACTTCCGGGCCGGCCCCCGCTGGTACCTCACGGAGCTTCCGGTGATGATGGAATACCCCTTGGAGGAACGGCTGGCGGGTGTCAGCCAGCCCGTGCTTGTGCTCCGCGGCACCAGGGATCCCATTGCCCGCCGCCCCTGGTGCGAAAACCTCGCTGCAGTGGCTGGCCAGGGCACCATGGCCGAGATCCTGGGCCAGGGCCACGTCTTCCAGCACACCGCTCCGCAGGTCGCGGCCCAGGCCATCAGCGGCTGGGTCCGTGCCGTGAACGGATTCGACGTAACGGCCTGA
- a CDS encoding PTS mannitol transporter subunit IICBA produces the protein MATETVAKPRTSARVHVQKFGTFLSGMIMPNIGAFIAWGLITALFIEKGWFPVPQLGGFGETDGVANTGLVGPMITYLLPLLIAYTGGRMVYDVRGGVVGAIGTMGVIVGAGIPMFIGAMIMGPLGGWTMKKIDSIWDGKIRPGFEMLVNNFSAGIWGGLLAMLGFYGISPLVTAFSTAAGNVVQFLVNNGLLPLTSIFIEPAKVLFLNNAINHGVLTPLGIQQSLDQGKSILFLLEANPGPGFGILLAYMLFGRGAAKASAPGAAIIHFLGGIHEIYFPYVLMRPLLILAAIAGGMTGVATLAVTNSGLVAPAAPGSIIAVLAQTSRDSYIGVILSVLLATVVSFLVASIIMKTTRHSDEGDLNAATSRMETMKGKKSSVSTALTGAGTAGTAVLAGPVKNIVFACDAGMGSSAMGASVLRNKIKAAGFPDVKVTNASIANLSDDYDIVVTHQDLTERAKPVTSSAAHYSVDNFMNSPRYDDIVELVRESNTEGGIGTEPDDATPGSGSGVGTAAGAAAGAAHGAHAADAPVDAAPGTGQTGSSEILARESVVLNGSATTRDAAIDEAGRLLLARGAVDEDYIAAMHEREESVSTYMGSFLAIPHGTNAAKDHIRKSAVSVIRYPEGIDWNGKQVKFVVGVAGVNNEHLHILSAIAKVFTDKQQVARLEAATSEDEVLELFGKVNA, from the coding sequence ATGGCAACAGAGACAGTTGCAAAACCCCGCACCAGCGCGCGGGTGCACGTGCAAAAGTTCGGGACATTCCTGTCCGGCATGATCATGCCCAATATCGGCGCCTTTATTGCCTGGGGCCTCATCACCGCGCTGTTTATCGAGAAGGGCTGGTTCCCTGTTCCGCAGCTGGGCGGTTTCGGTGAGACGGACGGCGTGGCGAACACCGGCCTGGTGGGGCCGATGATCACCTACCTGCTGCCGCTCCTGATCGCCTACACCGGCGGCAGGATGGTCTATGACGTCCGCGGCGGCGTCGTGGGCGCCATCGGCACCATGGGCGTGATTGTGGGTGCCGGAATCCCGATGTTCATCGGTGCCATGATCATGGGCCCGCTGGGCGGCTGGACCATGAAGAAGATCGACTCGATCTGGGACGGCAAGATCCGCCCAGGCTTCGAGATGCTGGTCAACAACTTTTCCGCCGGCATCTGGGGCGGGCTTCTTGCGATGCTTGGCTTCTATGGCATCTCCCCGCTGGTCACGGCCTTCAGTACGGCGGCAGGCAACGTCGTCCAGTTCCTGGTGAACAACGGCCTGCTGCCGCTCACCAGCATTTTTATCGAGCCGGCCAAGGTGCTCTTCCTCAACAACGCCATCAACCACGGCGTGCTGACTCCGCTGGGCATCCAGCAATCGCTCGACCAGGGCAAGTCCATCCTGTTCCTGCTCGAGGCCAACCCCGGACCGGGCTTCGGTATCCTGCTCGCCTACATGCTGTTCGGACGTGGTGCTGCGAAGGCTTCAGCACCCGGCGCCGCGATCATCCACTTCCTTGGCGGCATCCACGAGATCTACTTCCCCTACGTCCTGATGCGCCCGCTGCTGATCCTGGCCGCGATCGCAGGCGGGATGACGGGGGTCGCCACGCTGGCCGTCACCAACTCCGGCCTGGTGGCACCGGCGGCTCCGGGGTCCATTATCGCGGTGCTCGCCCAGACCTCGCGGGACAGCTATATCGGCGTGATCCTCTCGGTCCTGCTGGCCACCGTGGTGTCCTTCCTCGTGGCCTCGATCATCATGAAGACCACCAGGCACAGCGATGAGGGCGACCTGAACGCGGCCACCAGCCGCATGGAAACCATGAAGGGCAAGAAGAGCTCCGTTTCCACTGCCCTGACCGGCGCAGGCACCGCAGGCACTGCTGTCCTTGCCGGGCCCGTCAAGAACATCGTGTTTGCGTGCGACGCCGGCATGGGGTCCAGCGCAATGGGAGCTTCCGTCCTGCGGAACAAGATCAAGGCTGCCGGCTTCCCGGATGTGAAGGTCACCAACGCCTCCATCGCCAACCTCAGCGATGACTACGACATTGTGGTCACTCATCAGGACCTCACCGAACGGGCCAAGCCCGTCACGTCCAGCGCGGCGCACTACTCCGTGGACAACTTCATGAACAGCCCCCGCTACGACGACATCGTGGAGCTGGTTCGGGAGAGCAATACCGAGGGTGGCATCGGAACAGAGCCCGACGACGCGACGCCGGGCAGCGGGTCCGGTGTGGGCACTGCCGCAGGAGCCGCGGCAGGCGCTGCCCACGGCGCCCATGCCGCCGACGCGCCGGTGGACGCAGCACCCGGCACCGGCCAAACCGGCAGCTCCGAGATCCTGGCCCGGGAGAGTGTGGTGCTCAACGGTTCCGCCACCACCCGGGACGCTGCCATCGACGAAGCAGGCAGGCTCCTGCTGGCCCGCGGCGCCGTGGATGAGGACTACATTGCGGCCATGCATGAGCGCGAGGAATCGGTGTCCACGTACATGGGCAGCTTCCTGGCCATCCCGCACGGAACCAACGCGGCAAAGGACCACATCCGGAAGTCCGCGGTATCCGTGATCCGCTATCCGGAAGGCATCGACTGGAACGGCAAGCAGGTCAAGTTCGTGGTGGGCGTCGCCGGCGTGAACAACGAACACCTGCACATCCTGTCCGCCATCGCGAAGGTCTTCACGGATAAGCAACAGGTGGCCCGGCTGGAGGCTGCCACGTCCGAGGACGAGGTCCTGGAGCTCTTCGGAAAGGTCAACGCATAG
- the ptsP gene encoding phosphoenolpyruvate--protein phosphotransferase — translation MQNFPGVGVSPGRVIGTIRKMPKPISEPPAGEQLPAGTSAEEATAALKAAAQSVHDELKSRAAHASGDGKAVLEATALMAKDTMLIKGAAKLVARGTSAERAIWESGSSVSEMLHNLGGYMAERATDVLDVRARIVAELRGVPAPGIPASSTPFVLVAEDLAPADTATLDPNKVLALVTAGGGPQSHTAIIARSLGLPAVVAAVGVDELPDGTEVYLDGAAGAVTSEPDESLHAAAEAWAATASLLAEFSGTGATADGHLVPLLANVGGGKDAEAAAKLGAQGVGLFRTEFCFLERDTEPSVEEQATAYKKVFDAFPGKKVVLRTLDAGADKPLPFLTDSTEPNPALGVRGYRTDFTTPGVLDRQLEAIALAEKQSEADVWVMAPMISTAEEAARFASMCADAGIKTPGVMVEVPSAALTAEAILREVGFASLGTNDLTQYAMAADRQLGPLANLNTPWQPAVLRLVGLTVEGSHAEGNNKPVGVCGEAAADPALAVVLTGLGVSTLSMTARSLAAVAAVLKTVTLSEAQQLAKLALSAPSATEARAWVREKLPVLEELGL, via the coding sequence GTGCAGAACTTCCCAGGAGTAGGCGTCAGCCCGGGCCGCGTTATCGGCACCATCCGCAAGATGCCCAAACCGATCAGCGAACCTCCTGCCGGCGAACAGCTCCCGGCAGGCACTTCCGCCGAGGAAGCCACAGCAGCACTGAAGGCAGCCGCCCAGTCGGTGCACGACGAACTGAAGTCGCGTGCCGCCCACGCCTCCGGCGACGGCAAGGCGGTCCTTGAGGCCACCGCACTCATGGCCAAGGACACCATGCTGATCAAGGGTGCCGCCAAGCTGGTGGCCCGGGGAACATCTGCGGAGCGCGCCATCTGGGAATCCGGCTCCTCCGTCTCCGAAATGCTCCACAACCTCGGCGGCTACATGGCCGAGCGCGCCACGGACGTCCTGGACGTGCGCGCCCGGATCGTCGCCGAGCTGCGCGGCGTGCCCGCTCCCGGCATCCCTGCCTCAAGCACACCGTTCGTCCTGGTGGCCGAGGACCTGGCTCCGGCCGACACCGCAACCCTGGACCCCAACAAGGTCCTGGCACTTGTCACAGCAGGCGGCGGCCCCCAGTCCCACACCGCCATCATCGCCCGCTCCCTCGGACTTCCCGCCGTCGTTGCCGCGGTAGGTGTGGACGAGCTCCCGGACGGCACGGAAGTGTATCTGGATGGCGCCGCCGGCGCTGTCACCTCCGAGCCGGACGAATCCTTGCATGCGGCAGCGGAGGCCTGGGCGGCCACGGCTTCCCTGCTGGCCGAGTTCAGCGGTACCGGCGCGACGGCGGACGGCCACCTGGTGCCGTTGCTCGCCAACGTGGGCGGCGGCAAGGACGCTGAGGCCGCTGCCAAGCTCGGCGCCCAGGGCGTAGGCCTCTTCCGCACGGAGTTCTGCTTCCTGGAACGGGATACCGAACCCAGCGTCGAAGAACAGGCCACTGCGTACAAGAAGGTTTTTGACGCCTTCCCCGGCAAAAAGGTTGTCCTGCGCACGCTCGACGCCGGCGCCGACAAGCCGCTTCCGTTCCTGACTGATTCAACTGAACCCAATCCTGCCCTCGGCGTCCGCGGCTACCGCACCGACTTCACCACCCCCGGCGTCCTGGACCGCCAGCTGGAAGCGATCGCGCTGGCGGAGAAGCAGTCCGAGGCGGATGTGTGGGTCATGGCCCCCATGATCTCCACGGCGGAGGAAGCGGCCCGCTTTGCCTCCATGTGCGCGGACGCAGGCATCAAGACTCCCGGGGTCATGGTTGAGGTTCCCTCCGCAGCCCTCACTGCCGAAGCCATCCTGCGCGAGGTGGGTTTCGCGAGCCTGGGCACCAACGACCTCACCCAGTACGCCATGGCAGCCGACCGCCAGCTCGGCCCGCTCGCCAACCTGAATACGCCGTGGCAGCCTGCTGTCCTGCGCCTGGTGGGACTGACGGTTGAAGGATCCCACGCGGAAGGCAACAACAAGCCCGTGGGCGTCTGTGGTGAGGCCGCAGCGGACCCGGCCCTCGCCGTCGTCCTCACCGGCCTGGGCGTGAGCACCCTGTCCATGACGGCACGCTCCCTCGCGGCGGTCGCGGCAGTGCTCAAGACGGTGACGCTTTCCGAGGCGCAACAGCTGGCGAAGCTTGCGCTGTCCGCACCGAGCGCAACAGAGGCCCGGGCCTGGGTGCGCGAAAAGCTCCCGGTCCTCGAGGAACTGGGACTCTGA
- a CDS encoding mannitol-1-phosphate 5-dehydrogenase has translation MKAVHFGAGNIGRGFVGLLLHDAGYEVVFADVAEELISQLAKADSYAVHEVGENPAVRNVSNFRALNSNTQEAELIAEIATADIVTTAVGPHILKFVAPAIAKGIAAREAGLVPLQVMACENAINATDILRDEVAALWDDALGALQSAAVFANTAVDRIVPNQEAGQGLDVTVETFYEWVIDRTAFAGAAPAIPGATFVDDLSPYIERKLFTVNTGHASAAYFGFEAGVEKISDAMADQDVAEDVRAVLEETKQLLVSKHGFSNDEQEAYVQKILVRFSNPYLPDTVTRVGRAPLRKLSRNERFIGPAAQLAERGVVPEALLGAIAAALRFNDPSDAEATELAGILASSSPADATARITGLEPGHPLFNAVSTLVEERQAEEARTPA, from the coding sequence GTGAAGGCTGTACATTTTGGTGCGGGGAACATCGGGCGGGGCTTCGTTGGCCTGCTCCTGCACGACGCCGGCTATGAGGTGGTGTTCGCCGACGTCGCCGAGGAGCTCATTTCCCAGCTGGCCAAGGCGGACAGCTACGCCGTGCACGAGGTGGGCGAGAACCCGGCGGTGCGGAACGTGAGCAACTTCCGGGCCCTCAATTCCAACACGCAGGAAGCGGAGCTCATTGCGGAGATTGCGACGGCGGACATCGTCACCACAGCGGTGGGTCCGCACATCCTGAAGTTCGTTGCGCCGGCCATCGCCAAGGGCATCGCGGCCAGGGAAGCAGGGCTCGTGCCGCTGCAGGTGATGGCCTGCGAGAACGCCATCAACGCGACCGATATCCTGCGGGACGAGGTCGCAGCGTTGTGGGACGACGCCCTTGGCGCCCTGCAGTCCGCTGCGGTGTTCGCGAACACCGCAGTGGACCGGATCGTGCCCAACCAGGAAGCAGGGCAGGGCCTGGATGTCACGGTGGAGACCTTCTACGAGTGGGTCATCGACCGGACCGCCTTTGCAGGGGCAGCCCCGGCCATCCCGGGCGCCACGTTCGTGGATGACCTCTCCCCATACATCGAACGGAAGCTGTTCACGGTGAACACCGGCCACGCGTCCGCAGCCTACTTCGGGTTCGAGGCCGGGGTGGAGAAGATTTCCGACGCCATGGCCGACCAGGACGTGGCAGAGGACGTCCGGGCGGTCCTGGAGGAAACCAAGCAGCTCCTGGTTTCCAAGCACGGTTTCAGCAACGATGAGCAGGAAGCCTACGTCCAGAAGATCCTGGTCCGGTTCTCCAACCCGTACCTGCCGGACACGGTGACCCGGGTGGGCCGCGCCCCGCTGCGGAAGCTCAGCCGGAACGAGCGGTTCATCGGGCCCGCTGCCCAGCTCGCCGAACGTGGCGTGGTGCCCGAAGCGCTCCTGGGTGCCATTGCTGCTGCACTGCGCTTCAACGATCCCTCGGACGCCGAAGCGACGGAACTGGCAGGCATCCTCGCATCCTCAAGCCCGGCGGATGCCACGGCGAGGATCACCGGGCTGGAGCCCGGCCACCCGCTGTTCAACGCCGTCTCCACCCTCGTGGAGGAACGGCAGGCAGAGGAGGCGCGCACCCCCGCCTGA
- a CDS encoding GNAT family N-acetyltransferase, with product MVTTNFDAPSPLLAADVDGGTFRLRPATRDDLPAIVGLLADDALGAGREAGADMAPYEQAFAAIDADPAHLLIVGELVPAGGAEGSVVATFQLSFLPGISRQGAWRSQIEGVRVDARHRNRGIGELMVRWSIEESRRRGCSLMQFTTHKTRTAAHRFYERLGFEASHEGMKLAL from the coding sequence GTGGTGACCACAAACTTTGATGCCCCGTCCCCCTTGCTTGCTGCCGACGTCGACGGCGGAACCTTCCGCCTCCGCCCCGCCACCAGGGATGATCTGCCGGCCATCGTGGGCTTGCTGGCTGACGACGCCCTGGGTGCCGGGCGGGAAGCGGGGGCGGACATGGCACCCTACGAGCAGGCCTTCGCAGCGATCGACGCCGACCCGGCCCACCTGCTCATAGTGGGGGAGTTGGTACCGGCCGGGGGAGCGGAGGGTTCCGTTGTTGCCACCTTCCAGCTCAGCTTCCTGCCCGGCATCTCACGCCAGGGCGCCTGGCGCTCGCAGATCGAAGGCGTGCGGGTGGACGCGCGCCACCGGAACCGCGGCATCGGCGAACTGATGGTGCGGTGGAGCATAGAGGAATCGCGGCGGCGGGGCTGCTCCCTGATGCAATTCACCACGCACAAGACCCGGACCGCGGCCCACAGGTTCTATGAACGGCTCGGCTTCGAGGCCAGCCATGAAGGCATGAAGCTCGCCCTCTAG
- a CDS encoding TetR/AcrR family transcriptional regulator has translation MSLDGQLPPKMRLLRAAAELLANSGGSPVSTRQITQLAGVTAPTLYHHFGDKEGLFDAVVAAGFEEYVAGERDFAPSGHPLEDIRRMWDNHVQFGLNQPELYLVMFGNIRPESRPAIVADAEALMEEMLNKAAAAGQLNVQPREAARSILAANVGVTLMLIAEPASERNLELSTMTRDAMIFAVSAEPASGQAPEDTGRSSVVVAAIALNAALQASHSDQLSSSELKLFLEWLHRISTSPA, from the coding sequence ATGAGTTTGGATGGCCAGCTTCCCCCGAAAATGCGGCTGCTCCGTGCTGCCGCGGAGTTGCTGGCAAACTCCGGGGGATCCCCCGTCTCCACCCGCCAGATCACCCAGCTGGCGGGAGTGACAGCTCCCACGCTGTACCACCACTTCGGTGACAAGGAAGGTCTTTTCGACGCCGTCGTCGCCGCGGGATTCGAAGAATATGTCGCGGGCGAAAGGGACTTCGCCCCCTCCGGACATCCCCTTGAGGACATCCGGAGAATGTGGGACAACCATGTCCAGTTCGGACTGAACCAGCCGGAACTGTACCTGGTGATGTTCGGCAACATCCGCCCTGAAAGCCGCCCCGCCATCGTTGCCGATGCGGAGGCCCTGATGGAGGAGATGCTGAACAAGGCAGCGGCGGCGGGCCAGCTGAACGTCCAGCCCCGGGAAGCGGCCAGGTCCATCCTGGCGGCGAACGTGGGCGTGACGCTGATGCTGATTGCGGAGCCCGCCTCCGAACGGAACCTCGAACTGTCCACCATGACCCGGGATGCCATGATCTTTGCGGTGTCCGCCGAGCCGGCCAGCGGCCAGGCCCCGGAGGACACCGGAAGATCCTCGGTGGTGGTGGCAGCGATCGCCCTGAACGCCGCACTTCAGGCCTCGCACTCAGACCAGCTCTCCAGCTCGGAACTCAAACTCTTCCTCGAATGGCTGCACCGGATCTCCACCAGCCCGGCGTAG
- a CDS encoding PucR family transcriptional regulator: protein MQQQGVEQLVEQVAQKLGRGLSLEDLDGVLLAYSSNQSHADRVRVNFLLSKKVPADVSVWQLSHGISTAVRPVVVPANPDLGMLGRVCVPLMVRGFRVGYLWVQQDSADENPTAILTQLPAVSHELEMLSGLLLDSNTAESEFRRGREREFLAACAGEPNAVAAVAGWKEVQGKGPWQMVTVLDADGWAGGPDPIASTLIHRSTALQATVGVDAALFSAGTETHSVVLFRESTGRASHAQVLVHYQLELAKRSGRPVHRIILGLSEGFSRTRQLSEAYRQSKLAAQAAAVDPQLGELVDCRATGVYQLLASAGGGVGAWADSGSVYFRMLEDHDRNGELIPVLELLYDNDGSVQDVAARLHLHRSSIYNRLGRIRQLLGVDPLKGLPRLELHAALKMRRWSARPRI, encoded by the coding sequence ATGCAGCAGCAGGGTGTGGAGCAGCTCGTGGAGCAGGTGGCGCAGAAGCTGGGCCGCGGGCTTTCGCTTGAGGACCTGGACGGTGTGTTGTTGGCCTACAGCTCAAACCAGTCCCATGCTGACCGGGTGCGCGTGAATTTCCTGCTGAGCAAGAAAGTGCCTGCTGATGTGAGCGTATGGCAGCTTTCACATGGCATTTCAACGGCTGTCCGCCCGGTGGTGGTCCCTGCGAATCCGGATCTGGGCATGCTGGGCAGGGTGTGCGTTCCGCTGATGGTGCGCGGATTCCGCGTGGGGTATCTCTGGGTGCAGCAGGACTCCGCCGACGAAAACCCGACGGCGATCCTCACCCAGCTGCCGGCCGTCAGCCATGAGCTGGAAATGCTGTCCGGGCTCCTGCTGGATTCCAACACGGCCGAGTCCGAGTTCCGGCGTGGGCGGGAGCGTGAGTTCCTGGCAGCGTGTGCCGGTGAACCGAACGCGGTGGCCGCCGTGGCCGGGTGGAAGGAAGTCCAGGGCAAGGGGCCCTGGCAGATGGTCACAGTCCTGGACGCCGACGGCTGGGCAGGCGGCCCGGATCCCATTGCATCCACCCTGATCCACCGCTCGACGGCTCTCCAGGCCACTGTGGGGGTGGACGCCGCCCTGTTCAGCGCCGGCACCGAAACGCACTCGGTGGTGCTGTTCCGGGAATCGACGGGGCGGGCAAGCCATGCCCAGGTCCTGGTGCACTATCAGCTGGAGCTCGCCAAACGTTCGGGCCGTCCGGTCCACCGCATCATCCTGGGGCTCAGTGAAGGCTTCAGCCGGACCCGGCAGCTGTCCGAGGCGTACCGGCAATCGAAACTGGCGGCGCAGGCGGCGGCGGTGGACCCGCAACTCGGCGAGCTGGTGGATTGCCGTGCCACGGGGGTCTACCAATTGCTCGCCTCGGCGGGGGGAGGGGTAGGCGCGTGGGCGGACTCGGGCTCCGTCTACTTCCGGATGCTGGAGGACCACGACCGCAACGGCGAACTCATTCCGGTCCTGGAGCTCCTGTACGACAACGACGGCTCGGTCCAGGACGTGGCCGCCAGGCTCCACCTGCACCGCAGCAGCATTTACAACCGGCTGGGCCGGATCCGCCAGCTCCTGGGCGTCGACCCACTCAAGGGGTTGCCCCGCCTGGAGCTCCATGCCGCTCTAAAGATGCGGCGCTGGTCGGCCCGCCCCAGAATCTAG
- a CDS encoding helix-turn-helix domain-containing protein encodes MALIAPRMAGALPPEEAGKLQQALAGSDDITVFVDGTVHRLPPLARDAVVDLLQRFSRGEAVTVSSVEEMLTTSKAAELAGISHTYLRNMTDRGEIPVEYRGSHRRIPLAAIMAWLDRQKLEQQKKDAQKKPDTQETPGRQDREG; translated from the coding sequence ATGGCACTGATTGCTCCCAGGATGGCCGGCGCCCTCCCGCCGGAGGAGGCCGGGAAACTCCAGCAGGCCCTGGCCGGCAGTGACGACATCACCGTTTTCGTGGACGGCACCGTCCACCGGCTGCCGCCTCTGGCGAGGGACGCCGTCGTGGACCTCCTGCAGCGGTTCAGCCGCGGCGAGGCGGTGACCGTCAGCAGCGTCGAGGAAATGCTCACTACGTCGAAAGCGGCGGAACTGGCCGGCATTTCGCATACCTACCTGCGCAACATGACCGACCGCGGCGAGATCCCGGTGGAATACCGCGGCAGCCACCGGCGGATTCCGCTGGCAGCAATCATGGCCTGGCTGGACCGGCAGAAACTGGAGCAGCAGAAAAAGGACGCCCAGAAGAAGCCCGACACTCAGGAAACTCCTGGCCGGCAGGACCGGGAAGGCTAG